The proteins below are encoded in one region of Castor canadensis chromosome 6, mCasCan1.hap1v2, whole genome shotgun sequence:
- the Tslp gene encoding thymic stromal lymphopoietin, which translates to MRSYRVTRVASLFQNGLRKGTVKAAGRLTVIFEISLSWSRVPIEVALLPRQERQSGKREQEVRGAASPRRELRLGAGERQPPVKEQGRSERGDLPLASSALRGTSDARPSCGLALLTARGCAHLALTEKRHTSVSLAPPLPIPPAATLTQFLPTLACLSFFLASPPLFLNLTACEQSDCLLKIERHTFSSTGGCPSLSKECFALKTKATLTRHCPGYSGIQISNAQETKKKEVTRNCLKQASQIQGWWRHFSQISGV; encoded by the exons ATGCGCTCTTACCGCGTTACTCGCGTGGCCTCTTTATTCCAGAATGGCCTACGGAAGGGAACTGTGAAAGCGGCTGGGCGCTTGACTGTGATTTTTGAAA TCTCTCTTTCATGGAGCAGAGTTCCAATAGAGGTTGCCCTTCTCCCCAGGCAGGAAAGGCAATCTGGAAAGCGGGAGCAGGAGGTCAGGGGCGCCGCCTCTCCGCGTCGGGAGCTGCGGCTCGGAGCCGGCGAGCGACAGCCTCCTGTTAAGGAGCAGGGGCGGAGCGAGCGCGGTGACCTCCCCTTGGCGTCCAGTGCTCTGCGCGGCACCAGCGACGCCCGTCCTTCCTGTGGGTTGGCTCTGTTAACCGCTCGCGGTTGTGCCCACCTCGCTCTAACTGAGAAGAGACATACTAGTGTGTCTCTCGCTCCTCCTCTACCCATTCCGCCCGCTGCCACTCTCACTCAATTCCTCCCAACTCTcgcctgtctttctttctttctggcttcTCCTCCTTTGTTCCTGAACTTGACCGCTTGTGAGCAGTCAGATTGCCTCCTGAAAATCGAGCGCCACACCTTCAGCTCCACCGGTGGCTGCCCGTCACTCTCTAAGGAGTGCTTCGCCTTGAAAACCAAAGCTACCCTTACTCGCCATTGCCCGGGCTACTCCGGGATTCAG ATAAGTAATGcccaggaaacaaagaaaaaagaagtcacgCGTAACTGCCTGAAGCAAGCCTCACAAATACAAGGATGGTGGCGTCATTTCAGCCAAATTTCAGGAGTCTAA